One segment of Macrotis lagotis isolate mMagLag1 chromosome 1, bilby.v1.9.chrom.fasta, whole genome shotgun sequence DNA contains the following:
- the LOC141510023 gene encoding T-cell-interacting, activating receptor on myeloid cells protein 1-like isoform X2 has protein sequence MEVDNGLLSKPHLQVLPAPVVALWGEVTLSCILPPDSDLHPGTFNLYKDWDPKPVDRKTGKRTKADFSFEFVKTEKSGNYTCTYQKTSGSYKVSEHSEPLQLLVTEALPKPFLSVTPSQLVVSGVNVTLLCKGPIQGVRFALHKEGEERCVGIRESIQGQAEFHLIHVNINNTGNYSCRYDLGPNSFVFTPLSDLLELTVRSEEDPSSQHTNKTEVYRFILITLNCISILIFFIFLLRFLSQQYTKIVTSHGQIPRRFPGCLCLSQHSCSPYNPGSPQEEPEYIQTNKRRQREMTVPDCEDPQEIAYIELNKRVLSEAQTVIPSEPLLEPTIYSAMARHYSTQSH, from the exons GACTTCTCTCTAAGCCCCACCTCCAAGTCCTTCCAGCTCCTGTGGTGGCCCTTTGGGGAGAAGTGACCCTCTCGTGCATCCTGCCACCAGACTCAGACCTACACCCAGGGACATTCAATCTGTACAAGGACTGGGACCCAAAGCCAGTAGATAGGAAGACTGGAAAACGAACAAAGGCTGATTTCTCCTTTGAATTTGTGAAGACCGAGAAGTCTGGAAACTATACTTGTACTTACCAAAAGACCTCAGGTTCTTACAAGGTTTCAGAACACAGTGAGCCTCTGCAGCTCCTGGTAACAG AAGCTCTTCCCAAGCCCTTCCTCTCAGTCACACCCAGCCAGCTGGTAGTTTCAGGAGTGAATGTGACCCTCCTGTGTAAGGGACCAATCCAAGGTGTGAGATTTGCTCTCCacaaggagggagaggaaagatgTGTGGGGATTAGAGAGTCCATCCAAGGTCAGGCTGAGTTCCACTTAATCCACGTGAACATCAACAACACGGGAAATTACAGTTGCCGCTATGACCTTGGACCAAACAGCTTTGTCTTCACACCTCTCAGTGATCTCCTGGAACTTACAGTGCGAA GTGAGGAAGATCCATCCTCTCAGCACACTAATAAGACAGAGG TGTACAGATTTATTCTGATAACACTCAATTGCATCTCCAttctcatcttcttcatcttccttctgAGATTCCTCAGCCAACAATATACCAAGATTG tgACTTCACATGGACAGATCCCAAGAAG ATTCCCTGGTTGCCTGTGTCTCTCTCAACATTCCTGTTCTCCCTATAACCCTGGATCCCCCCAAGAGGAGCCTGAAT ATATACAGACAAacaaaaggagacagagagagatgact GTCCCAGATTGTGAAGATCCCCAAGAAATTGCCTATATTGAGTTGAACAAAAGGGTCCTTAGTGAGGCACAGACAGTCATCCCGTCTGAGCCCTTGCTGGAACCCACCATTTATTCTGCTATGGCCAGACATTATAGCACACAGTCTCACTGA
- the LOC141510023 gene encoding T-cell-interacting, activating receptor on myeloid cells protein 1-like isoform X1, which yields MSPTFISLLCFGLRLGQTMEVDNGLLSKPHLQVLPAPVVALWGEVTLSCILPPDSDLHPGTFNLYKDWDPKPVDRKTGKRTKADFSFEFVKTEKSGNYTCTYQKTSGSYKVSEHSEPLQLLVTEALPKPFLSVTPSQLVVSGVNVTLLCKGPIQGVRFALHKEGEERCVGIRESIQGQAEFHLIHVNINNTGNYSCRYDLGPNSFVFTPLSDLLELTVRSEEDPSSQHTNKTEVYRFILITLNCISILIFFIFLLRFLSQQYTKIVTSHGQIPRRFPGCLCLSQHSCSPYNPGSPQEEPEYIQTNKRRQREMTVPDCEDPQEIAYIELNKRVLSEAQTVIPSEPLLEPTIYSAMARHYSTQSH from the exons GACTTCTCTCTAAGCCCCACCTCCAAGTCCTTCCAGCTCCTGTGGTGGCCCTTTGGGGAGAAGTGACCCTCTCGTGCATCCTGCCACCAGACTCAGACCTACACCCAGGGACATTCAATCTGTACAAGGACTGGGACCCAAAGCCAGTAGATAGGAAGACTGGAAAACGAACAAAGGCTGATTTCTCCTTTGAATTTGTGAAGACCGAGAAGTCTGGAAACTATACTTGTACTTACCAAAAGACCTCAGGTTCTTACAAGGTTTCAGAACACAGTGAGCCTCTGCAGCTCCTGGTAACAG AAGCTCTTCCCAAGCCCTTCCTCTCAGTCACACCCAGCCAGCTGGTAGTTTCAGGAGTGAATGTGACCCTCCTGTGTAAGGGACCAATCCAAGGTGTGAGATTTGCTCTCCacaaggagggagaggaaagatgTGTGGGGATTAGAGAGTCCATCCAAGGTCAGGCTGAGTTCCACTTAATCCACGTGAACATCAACAACACGGGAAATTACAGTTGCCGCTATGACCTTGGACCAAACAGCTTTGTCTTCACACCTCTCAGTGATCTCCTGGAACTTACAGTGCGAA GTGAGGAAGATCCATCCTCTCAGCACACTAATAAGACAGAGG TGTACAGATTTATTCTGATAACACTCAATTGCATCTCCAttctcatcttcttcatcttccttctgAGATTCCTCAGCCAACAATATACCAAGATTG tgACTTCACATGGACAGATCCCAAGAAG ATTCCCTGGTTGCCTGTGTCTCTCTCAACATTCCTGTTCTCCCTATAACCCTGGATCCCCCCAAGAGGAGCCTGAAT ATATACAGACAAacaaaaggagacagagagagatgact GTCCCAGATTGTGAAGATCCCCAAGAAATTGCCTATATTGAGTTGAACAAAAGGGTCCTTAGTGAGGCACAGACAGTCATCCCGTCTGAGCCCTTGCTGGAACCCACCATTTATTCTGCTATGGCCAGACATTATAGCACACAGTCTCACTGA